A segment of the Flavobacterium azooxidireducens genome:
ACCCAAAACAACTCTACCAGTTACTGTTTCACCTTGGAAGAATGCATTTTTATCTAAAACTACAATCGCTTTATATTTACTCATAGAAGCTTGTGCGATAGCTGTATTACCAATCAATGCATTTAACACATTTGACTCAGCAGTTTTAGCATCACTTTGCATTGCAGATAGCTTAGTTAATGATGCAATTCCAGGAAAACCTCTGTAATGATAATCTAAGAATGGAACAGTAATTCCTTCTTTGTTTTTAACATCATCAGTATTAAACTTTGATTCTAAATCGGCAATAATTGGAGAATATTTTTTGTCTTTTCCAATTGCAGCTTTCATGTCTTCTCTATACTTGTTGATCGTAGCTAAAACCTCTTTACCTTTATCAGTATAACCATCACCTTTGAACCATGTATAGTCAATAGCATCTGCTTTATCCATTGCTTCGTAAGGAAGTTTACCTGTTTCTTCATCTACCTCAACACCTTCTGTTATACCGGCTTTTAAACTACCAACATAATCATAGAATGATTTTGTTAGTGCTACCACTTTATCAGCTACTTTCTTCGGCTCAGCAAAGTTGGCAGCATCATCAGTAGCTTTTTGTTTTAAAGCATCTAAGATTTGTTGATTAGTTTGTACCGCAGCAATATTCGATTTTTCAAATTTTTCATTAAATAATCCAAATGCCGATAGTACTTCTTTTGACATGTTAAGTGCCAACATCGCGATGAAAACCAAGTACATCAGGTTAATCATCTTCTGTCTAGGGGTTAATTTTCCTCCTGCCATTTCTAATTAGTTTTTTAAATTGTTTGTTAAATTGATAAAACTAATTATCCTTTATTTCCCATTGCAGACAACATTCCACCATAAACATTGTTTAAGGAAGCAATATTAGCTGTCATAGCTTGCATTTGGTCTTTTAATTTAGAAGCATTGTCAGCAATTTCTTTGTTAGCTTCTGCATTTCTTGAAGCACTTTCTAATTGAACTTTATATAAACTATTTAAAGATTCCATTTGAGCAGCAGCCATAGATAATTCTTCGCTATATTTTTTCTGACCTACCATTGAATCTACTGTTGGAGCAATTCCTTTTGCAGCTGATTCAAAGTTTTTGATGCTGTTTCCTAAGCTTGTCATTAACTCACCGTCAACTTTAGCTTCTTTCAACATTGCATCTAATTTTTGAGATAATAAACCTTGAGCATCTTTAGCTTCTTCTTTTTTCCCTTTTTCTTTGGCTTCGCCACCAGCTAATTCAGGGTATACTAAAGACCAATCTAATTCGTTGTCAACTGGTTCGAAGGCAGATAATGCGAAAATGATAGCTTCAGTAACAAGACCGATAGTTAACATCACGTTTCCTGTTAAAGGTCCGATTTCAAAGTGGATAATTTTGAATAATGCTCCTACGATAACAACCGCAGCTCCCATTCCATAAGCAAAGTTCATTGTTTTTTTACTTAAAAGTGCCATAATAATAAATTTTAGTTAGTTAAGTTAATTAATATAAAGTTGGTTAAAAATTCTAATTTGTTGGTTTATTTTGATCTTCCTGTCATTCTGTTTCCAGTGGTTTGTGTTCCCATATAATCTTGAACAGTTCTGAATCCGATGTAGCTTCTAGCAGAATCAGCATACTCATAATCTCTTGTACTTACTTGAAGGAAGTAAGCAACATCTTTCCAAGAACCACCACGAATAACTTTACGTTTATTTTTCAAGTCACCTACTGTAGGATTCATTGTTGAAACATATTCATAAGCAGCAGCATCATAAGAAGAATCTGTCCACT
Coding sequences within it:
- the porM gene encoding type IX secretion system motor protein PorM/GldM, giving the protein MAGGKLTPRQKMINLMYLVFIAMLALNMSKEVLSAFGLFNEKFEKSNIAAVQTNQQILDALKQKATDDAANFAEPKKVADKVVALTKSFYDYVGSLKAGITEGVEVDEETGKLPYEAMDKADAIDYTWFKGDGYTDKGKEVLATINKYREDMKAAIGKDKKYSPIIADLESKFNTDDVKNKEGITVPFLDYHYRGFPGIASLTKLSAMQSDAKTAESNVLNALIGNTAIAQASMSKYKAIVVLDKNAFFQGETVTGRVVLGRYDDSTVPTKVVVNGNNVPIENGQAIIKFGAGSIGEQKINGEFTFMEDGKPVPIPIEGNYVVVPQPKEATISADKMNVVYRGVVNPMTISFAGVSDTDVTASGPGLSRASGTGKYNMSPGQGTEAVINVTAKLPGGKTASSKKVFRIKGIPAPVGTIGGEMYGAKGQKSRLAVSQIGAKLPDFDFDVNLTVTGFTFKAPGQAAVIVNGNRVNSQCEAAMARASRGDAVTITDIKVKLEGSNIMLPRTAPIVYEIQ
- the porL gene encoding type IX secretion system motor protein PorL/GldL codes for the protein MALLSKKTMNFAYGMGAAVVIVGALFKIIHFEIGPLTGNVMLTIGLVTEAIIFALSAFEPVDNELDWSLVYPELAGGEAKEKGKKEEAKDAQGLLSQKLDAMLKEAKVDGELMTSLGNSIKNFESAAKGIAPTVDSMVGQKKYSEELSMAAAQMESLNSLYKVQLESASRNAEANKEIADNASKLKDQMQAMTANIASLNNVYGGMLSAMGNKG